The following proteins come from a genomic window of Salvia hispanica cultivar TCC Black 2014 chromosome 4, UniMelb_Shisp_WGS_1.0, whole genome shotgun sequence:
- the LOC125223893 gene encoding uncharacterized protein LOC125223893: MLGVERQSSIENEPRTLNNNQIDFAREAALYVVNTSSSIQEALTIFTQGLEPVVRSAEDGGDGELVGVGNMEDHHNIRDIVSAPF; this comes from the exons ATGCTTGGAGTTGAAAGGCAGTCATCAATCGAGAATGAACCTCGTACGCTCAATAATAATCAGATCGATTTCGCCAGG GAAGCAGCTCTTTATGTGGTGAATACAAGCAGCAGCATCCAGGAAGCTCTCACCATCTTCACTCAG GGGTTGGAGCCGGTAGTGAGATCCGCCGAAGATGGAGGCGACGGCGAATTGGTGGGTGTTGGAAATATGGAGGATCATCACAATATTAGAGACATAGTTTCTGCACCTTTTTGA